The following proteins are co-located in the Pseudomonas fluorescens genome:
- a CDS encoding TIGR03067 domain-containing protein, which translates to MQSLSDPDYQMLQGAWEQTSLEDNGVLNPVDAHSAPGAITTISGDQFEVKTVNGEILLAGSFSLDSSTQPKSITWVDSMGDDAGKPLPASYRLEGDDFVFIAADEGMPRPAVFSTGPGQTMRTFVRRA; encoded by the coding sequence ATGCAATCGCTGTCAGACCCGGACTATCAAATGCTGCAGGGCGCTTGGGAGCAGACATCCCTGGAAGACAATGGCGTACTCAACCCGGTTGATGCGCATAGCGCACCCGGGGCGATTACCACGATTAGCGGGGATCAATTCGAAGTAAAAACCGTCAATGGCGAGATATTGCTCGCCGGCAGTTTTTCTCTGGACAGCAGCACCCAACCCAAAAGCATTACCTGGGTTGACTCCATGGGCGATGACGCCGGCAAGCCGTTGCCCGCCAGTTATCGTCTGGAGGGTGACGATTTTGTGTTTATCGCGGCGGATGAAGGCATGCCGCGCCCGGCGGTATTCAGCACCGGGCCCGGGCAAACCATGCGCACTTTTGTGCGCCGAGCCTGA
- a CDS encoding MmcQ/YjbR family DNA-binding protein, whose protein sequence is MKMTEEQVATFCLSLPGAREDYKWGGVRVFSIAGNKMFAVQNLRGDSLAFKVDKDLFLGHVDRPGIHPAPYLARAQWIIMNTPYPLNAEELRGLLQRSHQLVVSKLPKRTQVGLKLA, encoded by the coding sequence ATGAAAATGACCGAAGAACAAGTCGCCACCTTCTGCCTGAGCCTGCCCGGCGCGCGCGAAGACTACAAATGGGGCGGCGTGCGGGTGTTTTCCATCGCCGGCAACAAGATGTTTGCCGTGCAGAACCTGCGCGGCGATTCGTTGGCGTTCAAGGTCGACAAAGACCTGTTCCTGGGCCATGTGGACCGCCCCGGCATCCACCCGGCGCCCTACCTGGCACGGGCGCAGTGGATCATCATGAACACGCCCTACCCGCTCAACGCCGAGGAACTGCGTGGCCTGTTGCAACGCTCGCACCAGTTAGTGGTCAGCAAGCTGCCCAAGCGCACCCAGGTGGGACTCAAGCTTGCGTGA
- a CDS encoding FMN-dependent NADH-azoreductase, whose amino-acid sequence MKLLHIDSSILGDNSASRQLSAGVVKAWQAAEPGVEVTYRDLASEGISHFSGVTLGALGTAAELRDAVQKHEAELSASSLAEFIAADAVVIGAPMYNFSVPSQLKAWIDRIAVAGQTFRYTEAGPEGLCAGKKLIIVSTAGGLHAGQASNVGHEDYLKLVFGFLGITDIEFVRAQGLAYGEEVRSKALSDANAVINEQLFAAA is encoded by the coding sequence ATGAAACTGTTGCATATCGATTCCAGCATCCTCGGCGACAACTCGGCTTCCCGTCAGCTCAGCGCTGGTGTGGTCAAGGCCTGGCAAGCGGCTGAACCGGGTGTGGAAGTGACTTACCGCGACCTGGCAAGCGAAGGCATCAGCCACTTTTCCGGCGTGACCCTCGGCGCGCTGGGCACCGCTGCCGAGTTGCGTGATGCGGTACAAAAGCACGAAGCCGAACTGAGCGCTTCGTCGCTGGCTGAATTCATCGCTGCCGACGCCGTGGTGATTGGCGCGCCGATGTACAACTTCTCGGTGCCTTCGCAGCTGAAGGCCTGGATCGACCGCATCGCGGTCGCCGGCCAGACGTTCCGTTACACCGAAGCCGGCCCCGAAGGCCTGTGCGCTGGCAAAAAACTCATCATTGTGTCCACTGCGGGCGGCCTGCACGCCGGCCAGGCGAGCAATGTCGGCCACGAAGACTACTTGAAGCTGGTGTTTGGCTTCCTCGGCATCACTGACATCGAGTTTGTCCGCGCCCAAGGCCTGGCCTACGGTGAGGAAGTGCGCAGCAAAGCGCTGAGCGACGCTAACGCAGTCATCAACGAACAATTGTTCGCCGCCGCGTAA
- a CDS encoding amidase, producing the protein MSLSDSLLRHSATELGALIQQRKLSSTAIVCAYLARIEALNPSINALVQVCAEAALAGAWAADRAVANGEYWGALHGVPFTVKDVFDTRGVVSAVGLPERAHYRPEQDATVVTRMKAAGAILLGKSNCPPGGGGGVTDNPVYGATRNPHALAYSPGGSSGGEAAAIAAGLSPLGLGSDSGGSLRVPAHFCGVCTLKPTSGRVPNTGVFDHLGGLSDYRSQIGPMARHVEDLALALQVIAGEDGVDAGVIPMPLRGMQTQTLKGLRVAWYSDGGIEPVDALTHTTLQAVADLLDAEGALIRSAFPSALSNAREITERYWAMSQGSGAQSIQLFSDWDQFRTAMLGFMADYDIILCPVDAAPATQLGETRPGLFSHTLPYSLAGWPCVVVRAGTDSAGLPVGVQIVARPWHEHVALAAAAAIERALPFTR; encoded by the coding sequence ATGTCTTTATCCGATTCATTGCTACGCCATTCGGCTACCGAGCTTGGCGCGTTGATTCAACAGCGCAAGCTCTCATCTACCGCCATTGTCTGCGCCTACCTCGCACGTATCGAGGCGCTCAACCCGTCGATTAATGCCTTGGTTCAAGTGTGTGCCGAGGCGGCGCTGGCGGGCGCATGGGCGGCCGATCGTGCAGTCGCCAACGGTGAATACTGGGGCGCGTTACACGGCGTTCCTTTTACGGTCAAAGATGTTTTCGACACGCGTGGCGTCGTGTCGGCAGTGGGTTTGCCGGAGCGGGCTCATTACCGGCCGGAACAGGACGCCACCGTCGTGACGCGCATGAAAGCAGCCGGCGCCATTTTGCTTGGCAAAAGCAACTGCCCGCCAGGTGGCGGTGGCGGCGTCACCGACAATCCGGTCTACGGCGCCACGCGCAACCCGCACGCGCTTGCCTATAGCCCCGGTGGCAGCAGCGGTGGCGAAGCGGCGGCGATTGCCGCTGGGCTTTCACCGTTGGGGCTGGGCAGCGACTCCGGTGGCAGCTTGCGCGTCCCCGCGCATTTTTGTGGTGTCTGCACGTTAAAACCCACCAGCGGCCGCGTGCCTAACACCGGTGTTTTCGATCACCTGGGCGGGTTGAGTGACTATCGCAGTCAGATCGGCCCGATGGCCCGGCATGTCGAAGACCTGGCCTTGGCGCTACAGGTCATTGCCGGTGAGGATGGGGTCGATGCCGGGGTGATTCCGATGCCGCTGCGCGGTATGCAAACTCAAACGCTGAAGGGGTTGCGAGTCGCCTGGTACAGCGATGGTGGCATCGAGCCCGTTGACGCGCTCACGCACACCACATTGCAGGCGGTCGCCGATCTATTGGACGCTGAGGGCGCCTTGATCCGCTCGGCCTTCCCCTCGGCGTTGAGCAATGCCCGTGAGATTACCGAACGCTATTGGGCAATGAGTCAAGGCTCCGGCGCGCAGTCGATCCAGCTGTTTTCAGATTGGGATCAGTTCCGTACAGCCATGCTGGGGTTCATGGCCGACTACGACATTATCCTGTGCCCTGTCGATGCCGCGCCGGCGACCCAACTGGGAGAGACGCGGCCAGGGCTGTTCAGTCACACGCTGCCTTATAGCTTGGCGGGTTGGCCTTGTGTGGTGGTCCGGGCCGGAACGGATAGCGCGGGTTTGCCGGTTGGCGTGCAGATTGTCGCGCGACCTTGGCACGAGCATGTCGCGTTGGCGGCAGCAGCGGCCATTGAGCGCGCGCTGCCGTTCACGCGTTGA
- a CDS encoding ABC-F family ATPase translates to MISTANITMQFGAKPLFENVSVKFGAGNRYGLIGANGCGKSTFMKILGGDLDPSGGQVMLEPNVRLGKLRQDQFAYEEFTVLDTVIMGHEELWKVKAERDRIYSLPEMSEDDGMAVAELETEFAEMDGYTAESRAGELLLGLGIPLEQHFGPMSEVSPGWKLRVLLAQALFSDPEVLLLDEPTNHLDINTIRWLENILTQRSSLMIIISHDRHFLNSVCTHMADLDYGELRLFPGNYDEYMTVATQSREQLLSDNAKKKAQISELQSFVSRFSANASKAKQATSRAKAIDKIQLAEVKPSSRVSPFIRFDQNKKLHRQAVMVEKMAKGFDGKPLFKDFSFQVEAGERVAIIGPNGIGKTTLLRTLVNELTPDAGSIKWTDAAELGYYAQDHASDFEDDMSLFDWMGQWTQGEQMIRGTLGRMLFSNDEILKSVKVISGGEQGRMLFGKLILQKPNVLIMDEPTNHLDMESIEALNLALENYPGTLIFVSHDREFVSSLATRIIELSPSGVIDFSGTYDDYLRSQGVVF, encoded by the coding sequence TTGATCTCCACAGCTAACATCACCATGCAGTTCGGCGCCAAGCCGCTCTTCGAGAACGTCTCGGTCAAGTTCGGCGCCGGCAACCGTTATGGTTTGATCGGTGCCAACGGTTGCGGCAAGTCGACCTTCATGAAAATCCTCGGCGGCGACCTCGATCCGTCCGGCGGCCAGGTCATGCTGGAGCCGAACGTACGCCTGGGTAAACTGCGCCAGGACCAGTTCGCCTACGAAGAATTCACCGTACTCGACACCGTGATCATGGGCCACGAGGAACTGTGGAAGGTCAAGGCCGAGCGCGACCGTATCTACTCGCTGCCGGAAATGAGCGAAGACGACGGCATGGCCGTGGCCGAGCTGGAAACCGAATTCGCCGAGATGGACGGCTACACCGCCGAATCCCGTGCCGGTGAACTGCTGTTGGGCCTGGGTATCCCTCTGGAACAACACTTCGGCCCGATGAGCGAAGTCTCCCCAGGCTGGAAACTGCGCGTATTGCTGGCCCAGGCGCTGTTTTCCGACCCAGAAGTGCTGTTGCTCGACGAACCGACCAACCACTTGGACATCAACACCATCCGCTGGCTGGAAAACATCCTGACCCAGCGTTCCAGCCTGATGATCATCATCTCTCACGACCGTCACTTCCTGAACAGCGTGTGCACCCACATGGCTGACCTGGACTACGGCGAGCTGCGCCTGTTCCCGGGCAACTACGACGAGTACATGACCGTGGCGACCCAGTCCCGCGAGCAACTGCTGTCGGACAACGCCAAGAAGAAAGCGCAGATCTCCGAGCTGCAATCGTTCGTCAGCCGCTTCTCGGCCAACGCCTCGAAAGCCAAGCAGGCCACTTCGCGCGCCAAGGCCATCGACAAGATTCAGCTGGCCGAGGTCAAGCCTTCGAGCCGCGTCAGCCCGTTCATCCGTTTCGATCAGAACAAAAAGCTGCACCGCCAGGCGGTGATGGTCGAAAAAATGGCCAAAGGTTTCGACGGCAAGCCACTGTTCAAAGACTTCAGCTTCCAGGTTGAAGCGGGCGAGCGTGTTGCGATCATCGGCCCGAACGGCATCGGCAAGACCACCCTGCTGCGCACCCTGGTCAACGAACTGACGCCGGATGCCGGCAGCATCAAGTGGACCGACGCCGCAGAACTGGGTTACTACGCTCAGGATCACGCTTCTGACTTCGAAGACGACATGAGCCTGTTCGACTGGATGGGCCAGTGGACTCAGGGCGAACAAATGATTCGCGGTACTTTGGGCCGCATGCTGTTCTCCAACGACGAGATCCTCAAGTCGGTCAAAGTCATCTCCGGTGGTGAGCAAGGTCGCATGCTGTTCGGCAAGCTGATCCTGCAAAAGCCGAACGTGCTGATCATGGACGAACCGACCAACCACTTGGACATGGAATCCATCGAAGCGCTGAACCTGGCGCTGGAAAACTACCCGGGCACGCTGATTTTCGTCAGCCATGACCGGGAGTTCGTATCGTCCCTGGCCACCCGCATCATCGAGCTGAGCCCGAGCGGCGTGATTGACTTCAGCGGCACCTATGATGACTACCTGCGCAGCCAAGGCGTGGTGTTCTAA
- a CDS encoding MFS transporter translates to MPAAAPTSLSITLQIVSIVFYTFIAFICIGLPIAVIPGYVHEQLGFSAVVAGLTIGSQYLATLLSRPMAGRMSDNVGTKRAIVLGLSGILASGVLTFFATLVESLPGLSLGILIVARLLLGVAQGLIGVGTISWCMGAVGVEHTARSISWNGIASYGAIAIGAPLGVVMVADYGYTSLGIALSVLAAVGLVLIRNKPSVPVVRGERLPFWAVFGRIAPFGASLCLASIGYGTLTTFITLYYLNRGWAGAAYCLTVFGVCFILSRLVFISAIGRFGGFTAAIACMTIETMGLTLLWLAPSTGVALIGAGLTGFGLSLVYPALGVEAIKQVPNSSRGAGLSAYAVFFDLALAIAGPLMGAVALNLGYGWIFFFAALLSVTALGLTVLLKRRAY, encoded by the coding sequence ATGCCTGCCGCCGCCCCCACGTCCCTGTCGATCACCCTGCAGATCGTCTCCATCGTCTTCTACACCTTCATCGCCTTTATCTGCATCGGGCTGCCGATCGCGGTCATCCCCGGCTATGTGCATGAGCAACTGGGTTTCAGCGCAGTGGTGGCCGGGCTGACCATCGGTTCGCAATACCTGGCCACCCTGCTCAGCCGCCCCATGGCCGGACGAATGTCGGACAACGTCGGCACCAAACGCGCAATTGTGCTGGGCCTGTCGGGCATCCTGGCCAGCGGCGTGCTGACGTTCTTCGCGACGTTGGTCGAGAGCCTGCCCGGCTTGAGCCTGGGCATTCTGATCGTCGCCCGCTTGCTGCTCGGCGTCGCCCAGGGCCTGATCGGCGTGGGCACTATCAGTTGGTGCATGGGCGCGGTCGGCGTCGAACACACAGCGCGCTCAATTTCCTGGAATGGCATCGCGTCCTACGGCGCCATCGCGATTGGCGCGCCGCTGGGCGTCGTCATGGTCGCGGACTACGGCTATACCAGCCTCGGGATTGCCTTGTCAGTGTTGGCGGCAGTGGGCCTGGTGCTGATCCGTAACAAACCGTCGGTGCCGGTGGTGCGTGGCGAGCGGCTGCCATTCTGGGCGGTGTTCGGCCGCATTGCTCCGTTTGGCGCCAGCCTTTGCCTGGCCTCGATCGGCTACGGCACGCTGACCACCTTTATCACCCTGTATTACCTCAATCGCGGCTGGGCCGGCGCGGCGTACTGCCTCACGGTGTTTGGCGTGTGCTTTATCCTCTCGCGCCTGGTGTTTATCTCGGCCATCGGCCGCTTTGGTGGGTTCACGGCGGCGATTGCCTGCATGACCATCGAGACGATGGGCCTGACACTGCTGTGGCTGGCACCCTCCACAGGGGTCGCCCTGATCGGTGCCGGCCTGACCGGTTTCGGCTTGTCGCTGGTGTACCCGGCGCTGGGCGTGGAAGCCATCAAACAGGTGCCCAACAGCAGCCGTGGCGCCGGGTTGAGTGCCTATGCGGTGTTTTTTGATCTGGCCCTGGCGATCGCCGGGCCGTTGATGGGCGCCGTGGCGCTGAACCTCGGCTATGGGTGGATCTTCTTTTTCGCGGCGCTACTGTCCGTTACAGCGCTGGGCCTGACCGTACTGCTCAAGCGCCGTGCTTACTGA
- a CDS encoding MFS transporter, producing MHTHSPTLTKGLSLLLAICCGFSVATIYYNQAMLPLIANTFEVSTAHVGQIAMLTQIGYACGLLLFVPLGDRISRRTLILAVLCINFISLLASATAPSYSWLLIASLLLGLSGISAQVIIPAASDLSAPEQKGAVLGLMVSGLSAGGLLARTVSGVVSGWLGWRGMFAMAAALDVVLFLAILTRMPVSMSTSKLAYGALLKSLWGLARQHPTLRQSALKGALVFGALNVFWGSMAALLALPPYGFSSAQAGLLGLSAIVGILCASTIGQHTRSHGRLLERVGITIVLVAFILIYTLGPQGWWWPILIAATFLDLGNRTNQLANQTRVLALEPSATSRLNTVFMVVYFIGGALGSAAGAFASQLYGWQGQALTGAAFAGLALLLTVFRPRT from the coding sequence ATGCACACACACTCCCCCACCCTGACCAAAGGGCTGAGCCTGCTTCTCGCCATCTGCTGCGGGTTTTCGGTCGCCACGATTTACTACAACCAGGCCATGCTGCCGCTGATTGCCAACACCTTCGAGGTGTCCACCGCGCATGTCGGGCAGATCGCCATGCTCACGCAAATCGGTTACGCCTGCGGCCTGCTGCTGTTTGTGCCACTGGGCGACCGGATCAGCCGGCGCACCTTGATCCTGGCCGTGCTGTGCATCAACTTCATCAGCCTGTTGGCCTCGGCCACAGCGCCGTCTTATAGCTGGCTGCTGATCGCGAGCTTGCTGTTGGGGCTGTCGGGCATCAGCGCGCAAGTGATCATTCCCGCCGCCTCGGACCTGAGCGCGCCCGAGCAGAAAGGCGCGGTGTTGGGCCTGATGGTCAGCGGTCTGTCTGCGGGTGGTTTGCTGGCCAGGACCGTCAGTGGTGTGGTCAGCGGCTGGCTGGGCTGGCGCGGCATGTTCGCGATGGCGGCGGCGTTGGATGTGGTGCTGTTCCTGGCGATCCTGACGCGCATGCCCGTGTCGATGTCCACCAGCAAACTTGCGTACGGCGCGCTGCTCAAATCGCTGTGGGGTCTGGCCAGGCAACACCCGACCCTGCGCCAATCGGCGCTCAAGGGCGCGCTGGTATTTGGCGCCTTGAATGTGTTTTGGGGCTCTATGGCCGCGCTGCTGGCGTTGCCGCCGTATGGATTTTCCAGCGCGCAGGCCGGGCTGCTGGGCCTGTCAGCCATCGTCGGCATTCTCTGCGCCTCGACCATCGGCCAACATACCCGCAGCCATGGCCGTCTGCTGGAGCGCGTCGGCATCACCATCGTGCTCGTGGCGTTTATCCTGATTTACACCTTGGGTCCCCAAGGTTGGTGGTGGCCGATCCTGATCGCGGCGACCTTTCTTGACCTGGGGAACCGCACCAACCAACTGGCCAACCAGACCCGCGTATTGGCGCTGGAGCCGTCAGCCACCAGCCGCCTCAACACGGTATTCATGGTGGTCTATTTTATCGGCGGCGCCTTGGGCTCCGCGGCCGGTGCGTTCGCCTCGCAGCTCTACGGCTGGCAGGGCCAGGCACTCACCGGTGCGGCGTTTGCCGGGCTCGCCCTGTTGCTCACGGTGTTCAGGCCACGTACATAA
- a CDS encoding class I SAM-dependent methyltransferase, producing MDMPSAQQAIASNKDAWDASATLHKDSPHWSALLASIARADFSCLDPTITALLQEVGVAGRDVVQLCCNNGRESLSLFALGARSVVGVDQSRAFLQQARQLADVSPHNPAFIEADIHHLPEGLQGRFDVALVTIGVLGWMPDVALFMRHAASTLKPGGTLVIYETHPFLEVFDPRAANPLLPDSSYFQRDPFVLQESIVYEGLDEVPGPTSYWYVHTLGSIVSGLVSAQLQIDHLREYPHSNREELYDQYEHQPAQLPLCFTLTATKRLV from the coding sequence ATGGACATGCCCTCAGCCCAACAGGCCATCGCCAGCAACAAAGACGCCTGGGATGCGTCCGCCACACTGCACAAAGACAGCCCTCACTGGAGCGCACTGCTGGCCTCGATTGCCCGTGCGGACTTTTCATGCCTGGACCCGACCATCACGGCACTGCTGCAAGAGGTCGGCGTGGCCGGCCGGGACGTGGTGCAATTGTGCTGCAACAACGGTCGCGAAAGCCTGTCGCTGTTCGCCTTGGGCGCGCGCTCCGTGGTGGGCGTCGATCAATCCCGCGCCTTTCTCCAGCAAGCGCGGCAACTGGCCGACGTTTCGCCGCACAACCCCGCGTTTATTGAAGCCGACATCCATCATCTGCCTGAGGGCTTACAGGGGCGGTTCGATGTGGCCCTGGTAACCATTGGCGTACTGGGCTGGATGCCGGATGTGGCGCTGTTTATGCGGCATGCGGCCAGTACGCTCAAGCCCGGCGGCACCCTGGTGATCTACGAAACTCACCCGTTCCTGGAAGTATTCGACCCGCGGGCTGCCAATCCGCTGCTGCCTGACAGTTCGTACTTCCAGCGCGATCCGTTCGTGTTGCAGGAGTCGATTGTCTATGAAGGGCTGGACGAGGTGCCAGGGCCGACGTCCTATTGGTACGTGCATACCCTGGGCAGCATCGTAAGCGGTTTGGTTTCGGCGCAGTTGCAGATTGACCATCTGCGCGAGTATCCGCATTCAAACCGTGAGGAATTGTATGACCAATACGAGCACCAACCCGCCCAATTGCCGCTGTGCTTCACCTTGACCGCCACCAAGCGCCTCGTCTGA
- a CDS encoding alpha/beta hydrolase family protein: MMRLCAVLVLSLLGGLISVHAAPAPHPHWSVGLHRMTFLDPLDQQPMNAIAFYPSTDDDHSTQLGPYHVAATEDAKIAIGRFPMLMLSHGNVGTPLALHDLATSLARKGFVVVAVLHPGDNYKDHSRLGTVSNLYGRPIQISAAITATLGDPMLSPFVNVEQVGVIGYSAGGETALILAGAKPDFDRLRRYCHERPEDRDACTTKGELVIDRDDLQPQADPRIHALMLMAPLSLMFGRHTLADVHVPVLLYSGDGDKLVAVDKNAAALARKLPEPPDFKLLAGAGHFVFMAPCDSDQLATMPAICTDADGVDREGIHRDLISEAGRFFVHTLGQSTRAGLQTADQ; this comes from the coding sequence ATGATGCGTCTTTGTGCTGTTTTGGTTCTTTCCCTGCTCGGTGGCCTGATTTCAGTGCACGCCGCGCCAGCGCCGCACCCGCATTGGAGTGTGGGGCTGCACCGCATGACCTTTCTCGACCCGCTGGATCAGCAGCCGATGAATGCCATCGCGTTCTATCCCTCTACCGACGATGACCACAGCACGCAGTTGGGGCCTTATCACGTCGCCGCCACTGAAGACGCCAAGATCGCCATTGGCCGCTTCCCCATGCTGATGTTGTCCCACGGCAACGTAGGCACACCGCTGGCGCTGCATGACCTGGCGACCTCGCTGGCGCGCAAAGGCTTTGTAGTGGTGGCGGTTTTGCACCCCGGCGACAACTATAAGGACCACAGCCGACTGGGTACCGTGAGCAACCTGTATGGGCGGCCGATCCAGATTTCCGCAGCGATCACGGCCACCCTCGGCGACCCGATGCTGTCGCCGTTCGTCAACGTTGAACAGGTGGGGGTTATCGGTTATTCCGCCGGTGGCGAAACGGCCTTGATCCTCGCGGGGGCCAAGCCGGATTTTGACCGTCTGCGTCGTTATTGCCATGAACGCCCGGAAGACCGTGACGCCTGCACGACCAAAGGCGAGTTGGTCATCGACCGCGATGACTTGCAGCCGCAGGCCGACCCACGTATTCACGCCTTGATGCTGATGGCACCGTTGAGCCTGATGTTTGGCCGCCATACCCTGGCCGACGTGCATGTGCCGGTGCTGCTCTACAGTGGCGATGGCGACAAGCTGGTGGCGGTGGACAAAAACGCCGCCGCGCTGGCGCGCAAACTGCCGGAGCCGCCGGATTTCAAACTGTTGGCCGGGGCAGGGCACTTCGTGTTCATGGCGCCGTGTGACAGCGATCAGTTGGCGACAATGCCGGCCATCTGTACGGATGCCGACGGCGTAGACCGCGAAGGCATCCACCGCGACCTTATTTCAGAGGCCGGGCGCTTCTTCGTCCACACCCTCGGCCAATCGACTCGCGCCGGTCTGCAGACCGCCGATCAGTAA
- a CDS encoding LysR substrate-binding domain-containing protein, whose translation MQDLNDLYYFAKVVEAGGFAAAGRLLGIPKSRLSRRIAELEERLGARLLQRTTRQLTLTAVGERYLRHCQAMLLEAEMADEAVASMSSEPRGRLRVSCPVGMAQHMLPDMVAGFLAAHPLVQLEMTLVNRRVDLVAEGIDVALRVRELGDEDPLLVTKRLRQAQTILVASPAFMQGRQIDSLDDLKQLPVLGALEADRLVHLRLIDPQGNTEDLALEARLGIDDFIVRKACAMKGLGFTVLPMMYCEEELASGQLVQLLPQWSSPGGWLQAVYPHRRGVLPAIRAWIDYLEEAFKGCGDRLL comes from the coding sequence ATGCAAGACCTCAATGACCTCTACTATTTTGCCAAAGTCGTCGAAGCCGGCGGCTTTGCGGCGGCCGGGCGGCTGCTCGGGATTCCCAAGTCACGGTTGTCGCGACGCATTGCCGAGCTGGAAGAACGCCTCGGTGCACGCCTGTTGCAGCGCACCACCCGCCAATTGACCCTTACCGCCGTCGGTGAGCGCTACCTGCGCCATTGCCAGGCCATGTTGCTCGAAGCGGAAATGGCCGACGAAGCCGTGGCCAGCATGTCCAGCGAACCGCGCGGGCGCTTGCGGGTCAGTTGCCCGGTGGGCATGGCCCAGCACATGCTGCCGGACATGGTCGCCGGCTTTCTGGCTGCGCACCCGCTTGTGCAACTGGAAATGACCCTGGTCAACCGCCGTGTCGACCTGGTGGCCGAGGGCATCGACGTGGCCCTGCGCGTGCGCGAATTGGGCGATGAAGACCCACTGCTGGTGACCAAGCGCTTGCGCCAGGCCCAGACGATCCTCGTCGCCAGCCCAGCGTTCATGCAGGGGCGGCAAATCGACAGCCTCGACGACCTCAAGCAACTGCCGGTGCTCGGTGCCCTGGAAGCCGACCGCCTGGTGCACCTGCGCCTGATCGACCCGCAAGGCAACACCGAAGACCTGGCATTGGAAGCCCGCCTGGGCATCGACGATTTCATCGTGCGCAAAGCCTGCGCCATGAAGGGCCTGGGCTTTACCGTGCTGCCGATGATGTATTGCGAAGAGGAATTGGCCAGCGGCCAGTTGGTGCAGCTGTTGCCGCAGTGGTCGTCACCCGGCGGCTGGCTGCAGGCGGTCTACCCGCACCGGCGTGGCGTCCTGCCGGCCATCCGTGCCTGGATCGACTACCTGGAAGAAGCCTTCAAGGGTTGCGGAGACCGCTTGCTATGA
- a CDS encoding MFS transporter, with protein sequence MANRADLRNTLSLDSLNFFLADVRDGLGPYLAIYLLAVHKWDPASIGVVMTLAGIAGLLTQGPAGALIDRTRSKRAVIAVAAILVTVSCLTLPFVSAFSWVAVTQAASAVAASVFAPAISAISLGITGPRAFTRRTGRNETFNHAGNAVAALLAGGLAYLFGPVVVFYLMAFMALASIVAVSCVSAKAIDHEVARGFDPTHSSDHEQPSGMKVLLGNRPLLLFAICCALFHLANAAMLPLVSQKLSQINLHMATPLTSACIVAAQLVMVPMAWLVGLKADLWGRKPLLLAGFMILPLRGVLYTLSSDPYWLVAVQMLDGIGAGIFGALFPVIVKDLTQGTGRFNVSLGALSTVFGLGAALSSSLAGFVVQQAGYNAAFLTLAGVAAVALALLWLAMPETLMKPSLARHTTVA encoded by the coding sequence GTGGCCAATCGCGCTGATCTGCGTAATACCTTGTCCCTGGACAGCCTGAATTTTTTCCTGGCCGACGTCCGCGACGGGCTCGGACCTTACCTCGCGATCTACCTGCTGGCCGTGCATAAATGGGACCCGGCCAGCATCGGTGTGGTGATGACGCTCGCAGGTATCGCCGGCTTGCTCACTCAGGGCCCGGCAGGCGCGCTGATTGACCGCACGCGCAGCAAACGCGCGGTGATAGCCGTGGCCGCCATCCTCGTAACCGTCAGTTGCCTGACGCTGCCGTTTGTCAGCGCCTTCAGTTGGGTGGCCGTGACCCAGGCCGCCAGTGCCGTCGCCGCCTCGGTGTTCGCCCCGGCGATTTCGGCAATTTCGTTGGGGATCACCGGGCCGCGCGCGTTCACTCGCCGCACCGGGCGCAACGAAACCTTCAACCACGCCGGCAACGCCGTGGCGGCGCTGTTGGCCGGCGGCTTGGCGTACCTGTTCGGCCCAGTGGTGGTGTTCTACCTGATGGCCTTTATGGCGTTGGCCAGTATTGTGGCGGTCAGTTGCGTCTCGGCCAAGGCGATAGACCATGAGGTTGCGCGGGGCTTTGACCCGACTCACAGCAGCGATCACGAACAACCTTCCGGCATGAAGGTATTACTCGGCAATCGCCCGCTGCTGCTGTTCGCCATCTGTTGCGCCCTGTTCCACCTGGCCAATGCCGCCATGCTGCCGTTGGTCAGTCAGAAGCTGTCACAGATCAACCTGCACATGGCCACGCCATTGACCTCGGCGTGCATCGTCGCCGCGCAATTGGTGATGGTGCCGATGGCGTGGCTGGTGGGGCTCAAGGCCGACCTGTGGGGGCGCAAGCCGCTGCTGCTGGCCGGCTTCATGATTCTGCCGCTGCGCGGCGTGCTGTATACCCTGTCCAGCGACCCCTATTGGTTGGTCGCCGTGCAGATGCTCGATGGCATCGGCGCGGGGATTTTCGGCGCGTTGTTCCCGGTCATCGTCAAAGACCTGACCCAGGGCACCGGCCGGTTCAACGTCAGTCTCGGCGCGCTGTCCACGGTGTTTGGGCTGGGCGCGGCACTGAGCAGCAGCCTGGCCGGTTTCGTCGTGCAACAGGCCGGTTATAACGCCGCGTTCCTGACGCTGGCGGGCGTGGCTGCGGTGGCGTTAGCCTTGTTATGGCTGGCCATGCCGGAGACGTTGATGAAACCATCCCTCGCTCGCCATACAACTGTCGCCTGA